Proteins encoded in a region of the Isoalcanivorax pacificus W11-5 genome:
- a CDS encoding class I SAM-dependent rRNA methyltransferase has product MPEQHAARLRLKRGEERRLRSGHLWIYSNEVDIDKTPLKSLEPGSEVVVEDHRGKPLGRAYVNPQSLICARLISRNPEQALSSSLLKKRLEQAISFRDRLFPEQCYRAVFGEADSLPGLVIDRYRDVFVLQAGTAGMERVQEQVAHILQTQYDARAVIARNESSIRELEGLPQYTRALVGELPQEVSLTENGADYFAPLEAGQKTGWFYDHRAARRRLGPLVKDARVLDVFAYCGAWGVLAAREGARDVVCLDSSETALEYVHRNAQANNVADKVQTLHADAFAGMKELIGAGERFDVVIIDPPAFIKRRKDLKNGIAGYHAINELALRLVAPGGILVSASCSMHLPADQLLDVVRSSARHIDRFVQVFASEGQAEDHPVHPAIPETRYLKSWFVRVLMNG; this is encoded by the coding sequence ATGCCTGAGCAACACGCCGCCCGCCTGCGCCTGAAACGCGGTGAAGAACGCCGTCTGCGTTCCGGCCACCTGTGGATTTATTCCAACGAGGTGGATATCGACAAGACACCGTTGAAGAGCCTGGAGCCGGGCAGTGAAGTCGTGGTCGAGGATCATCGCGGCAAGCCGCTGGGGCGCGCTTATGTGAATCCGCAGTCGCTGATCTGTGCGCGGCTGATCAGCCGCAACCCGGAACAGGCGCTGTCGTCCTCGCTGTTGAAGAAACGGCTGGAGCAGGCGATCAGTTTTCGCGACCGGCTGTTTCCGGAGCAATGCTACCGCGCCGTGTTCGGCGAGGCGGACAGCCTGCCGGGGCTGGTGATCGACCGTTACCGCGACGTGTTTGTGCTGCAGGCCGGGACCGCCGGCATGGAGCGGGTGCAGGAGCAGGTCGCGCATATTCTGCAAACCCAATACGATGCCCGCGCGGTGATCGCCCGCAATGAAAGCAGCATCCGTGAACTGGAAGGCCTGCCGCAGTACACTCGCGCGCTGGTGGGTGAATTGCCGCAGGAAGTGAGCCTGACGGAAAACGGCGCCGACTATTTTGCGCCGCTGGAAGCGGGCCAGAAAACAGGCTGGTTTTATGATCACCGTGCCGCACGCCGCCGCCTCGGGCCGCTGGTCAAAGACGCGCGCGTGCTGGACGTATTCGCCTACTGCGGTGCCTGGGGCGTGCTCGCTGCGCGCGAAGGCGCCCGCGATGTGGTGTGCCTGGATTCCTCGGAAACCGCGCTGGAATACGTGCACCGCAACGCGCAGGCCAATAATGTGGCGGACAAGGTACAGACGCTGCATGCGGATGCGTTCGCCGGCATGAAGGAACTGATCGGTGCAGGCGAGCGCTTCGACGTGGTGATTATTGATCCGCCCGCGTTCATCAAGCGCCGCAAGGATCTCAAGAACGGCATCGCCGGCTATCACGCCATCAACGAACTGGCGTTGCGGCTGGTGGCGCCAGGCGGCATCCTGGTGTCGGCGTCCTGCTCGATGCATTTGCCGGCGGACCAGCTGCTGGACGTGGTGCGTTCCAGTGCGCGGCACATCGACCGCTTTGTGCAGGTCTTTGCCAGCGAAGGCCAGGCAGAAGATCACCCGGTGCATCCGGCCATTCCGGAAACCCGTTATCTGAAAAGCTGGTTCGTGCGCGTGCTGATGAACGGCTGA
- a CDS encoding AAA family ATPase: protein MHLSRAVVLSGGPGAGKTTLLNALGQAGFPVVPESGRAIIQAQQQQGGRALPWADRQAFARAMLARDSAHYAANDDAEGWVFFDRGIPDIRGYCRVAEIEEPPALDDGITRCRYYPTVFLAPPWPAIYAQDAERRQDFATATTTFEHMRRVYTESGYRTLLLPCCDVAGRRDFVLRALEAGSGTASQQGTGGVPSAGL from the coding sequence ATGCATTTATCCAGAGCGGTCGTTCTGAGCGGTGGCCCCGGTGCGGGGAAGACGACGTTGCTGAATGCGCTGGGCCAGGCCGGTTTTCCGGTGGTGCCGGAATCCGGGCGCGCGATTATCCAGGCGCAGCAGCAACAGGGAGGCCGCGCATTGCCGTGGGCGGACAGACAGGCCTTCGCGCGTGCAATGCTGGCCCGGGACAGCGCGCACTATGCGGCGAACGATGACGCGGAAGGCTGGGTCTTTTTCGATCGGGGCATTCCGGATATTCGCGGTTATTGTCGTGTGGCAGAGATTGAAGAGCCGCCGGCGCTGGATGACGGCATCACCCGCTGTCGCTATTACCCCACGGTCTTCCTGGCGCCACCCTGGCCGGCAATTTATGCGCAGGATGCGGAGCGCAGGCAGGATTTCGCCACAGCAACGACCACCTTCGAGCATATGCGTCGGGTATACACCGAATCCGGTTATCGCACGCTGCTGCTGCCGTGTTGTGACGTGGCCGGTCGGCGCGATTTTGTGCTGCGTGCGCTGGAGGCTGGCAGCGGAACTGCATCACAGCAGGGCACGGGTGGCGTGCCGTCCGCCGGGCTTTAA
- a CDS encoding outer membrane beta-barrel protein — protein sequence MKPIKLGSAVLLSAALGSLALPALAQQQTISGRDNGFSYTYLQGGYEVGDIANPEADVDALFFEGSYAFDPNLFLRGGVNFYDGELDGRFSPDVDGERIHLGLGFNTLLQENLDLVVTGDVVRVRADVDGGRSDSETGYALGAGLRHRTTDKIELSGGAFHEDVEDSDTGLYGQALYKLQPQVDLGARVAVGGDTGTFGLFGRYNF from the coding sequence ATGAAACCGATCAAACTTGGCTCCGCTGTACTGCTTTCCGCCGCCCTGGGTTCACTGGCCCTGCCGGCACTGGCGCAACAGCAGACAATTTCCGGCCGCGACAATGGTTTTTCCTACACCTATCTGCAGGGTGGGTATGAGGTCGGCGACATCGCCAACCCGGAAGCCGATGTGGACGCGCTGTTCTTCGAAGGCAGCTACGCGTTTGATCCGAACCTGTTCCTGCGCGGCGGCGTGAATTTCTATGACGGCGAACTCGATGGCCGTTTCAGCCCGGATGTGGACGGTGAGCGTATTCACCTGGGGCTGGGTTTCAATACGCTGTTGCAGGAAAACCTGGATCTGGTGGTGACCGGTGACGTGGTGCGCGTACGTGCCGACGTTGACGGCGGCCGCAGTGATTCCGAAACCGGCTATGCCCTGGGCGCGGGCCTGCGCCATCGCACCACGGACAAGATCGAGCTGTCCGGCGGCGCCTTCCACGAAGACGTGGAAGACAGCGATACCGGCCTGTACGGGCAGGCGCTGTACAAACTGCAACCGCAGGTTGACCTGGGCGCCCGTGTGGCGGTCGGTGGCGACACCGGCACCTTCGGTCTCTTTGGTCGTTACAACTTCTGA
- a CDS encoding enoyl-CoA hydratase: protein MGESVACPEIVVSREGGILEISIRRPDRRNALTHPMYDAMTAALAEADADPGVRVALITGTEDCFTAGNDMVEFLQNPPKGNDSPVMRFLDQILMQEKPIVAAVNGPAVGIGTTLLLHCDLVYCARGARLQMPFVSLGLCPEAGASYLLPQIMGHPRAAQLLMLAETFTGEQAVEYGLANAVYDDGEYLQKAREACARLAAQPPASVRMTKAFLRQPQRDAVAKQMRAEGDAFLARLGAPEAREAMMAFMEKRKPDFSRFE, encoded by the coding sequence ATGGGTGAGTCTGTCGCCTGTCCGGAAATCGTTGTCAGCCGCGAGGGCGGCATCCTTGAAATCAGCATTCGCCGGCCGGACCGCCGCAATGCCCTGACCCATCCCATGTACGACGCCATGACGGCGGCACTGGCCGAAGCCGATGCCGATCCGGGCGTGCGGGTGGCACTGATCACCGGCACCGAAGACTGCTTCACCGCCGGCAACGACATGGTGGAATTTCTGCAGAACCCGCCCAAGGGCAACGATTCGCCGGTGATGCGTTTTCTGGATCAGATTCTGATGCAGGAAAAGCCCATCGTGGCGGCGGTGAACGGCCCGGCCGTAGGCATTGGCACCACCCTGCTGCTGCACTGCGATCTGGTGTATTGCGCCCGTGGCGCGCGCCTGCAGATGCCGTTCGTAAGCCTGGGCCTGTGCCCGGAAGCCGGCGCCAGTTATCTGCTGCCGCAGATCATGGGCCACCCGCGTGCGGCGCAACTGCTGATGCTGGCGGAGACCTTCACGGGCGAGCAGGCGGTGGAGTACGGGCTGGCCAATGCCGTGTACGACGACGGTGAATACCTGCAGAAAGCGCGTGAAGCGTGCGCGCGCCTGGCGGCACAACCGCCGGCCTCGGTGCGCATGACCAAAGCGTTCCTGCGCCAGCCGCAGCGTGACGCGGTGGCGAAACAGATGCGCGCGGAAGGCGACGCTTTCCTGGCACGTCTGGGCGCGCCGGAAGCGCGTGAGGCGATGATGGCCTTCATGGAAAAGCGCAAGCCGGATTTCAGCCGGTTCGAGTAA
- a CDS encoding imelysin family protein, which produces MKACLTSLLPLALATALLTGCEREPERPAPAPAPHASPAAAEYDALAAAFAEESAPQLRKLVVAAPGFREAVGALLEHPDDTRLHTARNAWTLLYQGFNRAWPVLATRATLAPSLAHPLARADIWPILPGYVDAVPGWPESGLVYDVTLPLNTDTLIAQQDMTDPAEVSVGLQVLHLLLFGLPEAPRAPLDVTAVTELLPSHQLPLSELPENRRRAYLDAASAVLLEDLTALVQPAQAVPPRTLAAALMQALADGYLRLARLAALEGATATDGGEFMSPAAREIAVTETRAAVDQWLKADSPQHQALMALLNTLDVHYANALIEQVAAEPQDAAALAQLLSTPPEGLY; this is translated from the coding sequence ATGAAAGCCTGCCTGACATCCCTGTTGCCGCTGGCCCTGGCCACGGCCCTGCTGACCGGCTGTGAACGCGAACCGGAGCGGCCTGCGCCTGCGCCGGCACCGCACGCCAGCCCGGCCGCCGCAGAGTACGACGCGCTGGCCGCCGCCTTTGCAGAGGAAAGCGCGCCACAACTGCGCAAGCTGGTGGTGGCCGCACCCGGCTTCCGCGAAGCGGTGGGCGCCTTGCTCGAACACCCTGACGACACCCGGCTGCACACTGCACGCAATGCCTGGACGCTGCTTTACCAGGGCTTCAACCGTGCCTGGCCGGTACTGGCCACCCGCGCCACACTGGCGCCGTCACTGGCCCATCCGCTGGCCCGCGCCGACATCTGGCCGATCCTGCCCGGCTACGTGGACGCGGTGCCCGGCTGGCCGGAAAGCGGGCTGGTCTACGACGTCACCCTGCCCCTCAACACCGATACCCTGATCGCCCAGCAGGACATGACTGACCCGGCGGAGGTCAGTGTCGGCCTGCAGGTGCTGCACCTGCTGCTGTTCGGCCTGCCCGAGGCACCGCGCGCGCCGCTGGATGTGACCGCCGTGACCGAACTGCTCCCCAGCCACCAGCTTCCCTTGAGCGAACTGCCGGAAAACCGCCGTCGCGCCTACCTGGACGCCGCCAGCGCCGTCCTGCTGGAAGACCTGACCGCGCTGGTGCAACCGGCCCAGGCCGTACCACCCCGGACGCTGGCGGCCGCCCTGATGCAGGCACTGGCCGACGGTTACCTGCGGCTGGCCCGGCTGGCGGCGCTGGAGGGGGCCACCGCCACCGACGGCGGCGAGTTCATGTCACCGGCCGCGCGGGAGATCGCCGTCACCGAAACACGGGCGGCCGTGGACCAGTGGCTGAAAGCGGACAGCCCGCAGCACCAGGCACTGATGGCGCTGCTGAACACGCTAGATGTGCACTATGCCAACGCGCTGATCGAGCAGGTGGCGGCGGAGCCGCAGGACGCGGCGGCGCTGGCCCAACTGCTGTCCACGCCGCCGGAAGGTCTGTACTGA
- a CDS encoding HAD family hydrolase — protein sequence MTLAIFDLDNTLIAGDSDHLWGDYLVARGIIDADGYKATNDQFYQDYLAGRLDITAYLRFALKVLTEHPLQDLLRWREEFMRDEVSAIMLPKAAELLAEHRAKGHFLLIITATNDFVTRPIADSLGVDHLLATTAEFRDGAYTGDISGVPCYRDGKVTRLEAWLRDSGHDLAGSYFYSDSQNDLPLLSRVEHPVAVDPDPTLAATAREKGWPVISLR from the coding sequence ATGACACTCGCGATTTTCGACCTCGACAATACCCTGATCGCCGGGGATTCCGATCACCTGTGGGGCGACTACCTGGTGGCGCGCGGCATCATCGACGCCGACGGCTATAAGGCCACCAACGACCAGTTCTACCAGGACTACCTGGCCGGTCGCCTGGACATCACCGCCTACCTGCGCTTTGCCCTGAAAGTGCTCACCGAGCACCCGTTGCAAGACCTGCTGCGCTGGCGCGAAGAGTTCATGCGCGATGAAGTGAGCGCGATCATGCTGCCAAAGGCGGCTGAACTGCTGGCGGAACATCGTGCCAAAGGGCACTTCCTGCTGATCATCACCGCCACCAATGATTTCGTCACCCGACCGATTGCCGACTCCCTGGGCGTTGATCACCTGCTGGCCACCACTGCCGAGTTCCGCGACGGCGCCTACACCGGCGACATCAGCGGCGTACCCTGCTACCGTGACGGCAAAGTAACGCGCCTGGAAGCCTGGTTGCGTGACAGCGGCCATGACCTTGCCGGCAGTTACTTCTATAGCGACTCCCAGAATGATCTGCCGCTGCTGTCCCGGGTCGAACACCCGGTAGCCGTGGACCCGGACCCGACGCTGGCGGCCACCGCCCGCGAAAAAGGCTGGCCGGTGATCAGCCTGCGCTGA
- a CDS encoding RNA pyrophosphohydrolase has product MIDEQGFRLNVGIILVGAEGRVFWGRRIGNRDAWQFPQGGVMPGETPEQALYRELEEEVGLTQGDVEVLACTEGWLSYRLPRRFLRRRDDTRGPQCIGQRQKWFLLRLVSDEQRIDLARSDTPEFESWRWVSYWYPIRKVVHFKRGVYARALKELAPIMRREAYLKQS; this is encoded by the coding sequence ATTATTGATGAGCAGGGCTTTCGGTTGAACGTCGGCATTATTCTGGTCGGCGCTGAAGGTCGTGTATTCTGGGGCCGGCGGATCGGCAACCGGGATGCCTGGCAGTTCCCGCAGGGCGGCGTGATGCCGGGCGAGACACCGGAACAGGCGCTGTACCGTGAACTGGAAGAAGAGGTCGGTCTCACCCAGGGCGATGTAGAGGTGCTGGCCTGCACCGAGGGCTGGCTGAGTTACCGCCTGCCACGCCGCTTTCTGCGCCGGCGTGATGATACACGGGGGCCGCAGTGCATTGGCCAGCGGCAGAAATGGTTCCTGTTGCGGCTGGTCAGTGACGAGCAGCGCATTGATCTGGCCCGCAGTGACACACCGGAATTCGAGTCCTGGCGCTGGGTGAGTTACTGGTATCCGATCCGCAAGGTGGTGCATTTCAAGCGCGGGGTCTATGCCCGCGCCCTGAAGGAACTGGCGCCGATCATGCGGCGCGAGGCCTATCTGAAACAGTCCTGA
- the ptsP gene encoding phosphoenolpyruvate--protein phosphotransferase: MLDTLRRIVQEVNSAADLKSALDLMARRVRDAMGTEVCSIYLLDSSGQRYVLMASEGLKREAIGRVSLGIAEGLIGQVGLREEPINLEDAFVHPKFHYLSETGEDPFHAFLGVPVMHHGRVLGVLVVQQRDARRFDQSEEAFLVTISAQLSAVVAHARATGALDDLDTQELLPKIYDGQPGASGAAIGTAVLLFPPADLGSVPDREPENIDAEVSLLESALMRVRTDVRALADRAKGRLGNEEQALFDVYLRMLDKHALAGEIVAKIREGHWAQGALRIVIEAHIRNFELMDDEYLRERAADVRDLGRRVLAELQSRNRRVQEFPEQSILLGEEITPTMLMEVPQDRIKGIAAVQGSRNSHMAIVARAMGIPTVVGAQGMPLKQLDGKEVIVDGFRGRLVANASVELKQQFEAIIAEELTLQAGLEKLRELPAETEDGYRIQVQVNTGLMTDISRSLERGAEGVGLYRTEIPFMMRDRFPSEEEQRQIYREQLQAFAPYPVTMRTLDVGGDKALPYFPIKEENPFLGWRGIRVTLDHPEIFMVQVRAMLKASQGLDNLRIMLPMVTSVFEAEDAQHLIHRAWLEVCEEGIDVPMPPVGVMIEVPAAVYQARALAQRVDFLSVGTNDLTQYLLAVDRNNRQVADLYNSYHPAVLHALMLVVEAAREEEKPVSVCGEMAGEPGSALLLTAMGFQALSMNASNLLKVKAAIRKVKIGFARKLLNEVLAMDNGEVISSYVDLQLEKAGLGELLHHRRSV, from the coding sequence ATGCTCGACACCCTCCGGCGAATCGTCCAGGAAGTGAACAGTGCCGCCGACCTGAAGAGCGCGCTGGACCTGATGGCGCGCCGGGTACGCGACGCCATGGGCACCGAAGTCTGTTCGATCTATCTGCTCGACAGCTCCGGGCAACGCTATGTGCTGATGGCCTCCGAAGGCCTCAAGCGCGAGGCGATTGGCCGGGTCAGCCTGGGCATCGCCGAAGGCCTGATTGGCCAGGTCGGTCTGCGCGAAGAGCCGATCAACCTTGAAGATGCCTTCGTGCATCCGAAATTCCACTACCTGTCGGAAACCGGCGAAGACCCTTTCCATGCCTTTCTCGGCGTGCCGGTCATGCATCACGGCCGCGTGCTTGGCGTGCTGGTGGTACAGCAGCGCGATGCGCGCCGGTTCGACCAGAGTGAAGAGGCGTTCCTGGTCACCATCTCCGCACAGCTTTCCGCCGTGGTGGCGCACGCCCGTGCCACCGGCGCGCTGGACGACCTGGATACGCAGGAACTGCTGCCGAAGATCTACGACGGCCAGCCCGGTGCGTCCGGTGCGGCCATCGGCACCGCCGTGCTGCTGTTCCCGCCGGCGGACCTCGGTTCCGTGCCGGACCGTGAACCGGAAAACATCGATGCCGAAGTCAGCCTGCTGGAATCGGCGCTGATGCGCGTGCGCACCGACGTGCGTGCGCTGGCAGACCGCGCCAAGGGACGGCTGGGCAACGAGGAACAGGCACTGTTCGATGTCTACCTGCGCATGCTCGACAAACACGCGCTGGCGGGCGAGATCGTCGCCAAGATTCGCGAGGGCCATTGGGCGCAGGGCGCGTTGCGCATCGTGATCGAGGCGCACATCCGCAACTTCGAGCTGATGGATGACGAATACCTGCGCGAACGGGCGGCGGATGTCCGTGATCTCGGTCGCCGTGTGCTGGCCGAGTTGCAAAGCCGCAACCGGCGGGTGCAGGAGTTTCCCGAACAATCCATCCTGCTGGGCGAGGAAATCACGCCGACCATGCTGATGGAAGTGCCCCAGGACCGTATCAAGGGCATTGCCGCCGTGCAGGGCTCGCGCAACTCGCACATGGCGATCGTGGCGCGGGCGATGGGCATTCCCACCGTGGTGGGCGCGCAGGGCATGCCGCTGAAACAGCTCGATGGCAAAGAGGTCATCGTCGACGGCTTCCGGGGTCGGCTGGTGGCCAACGCCTCGGTGGAATTGAAGCAGCAGTTCGAGGCGATCATTGCCGAGGAACTCACGCTCCAGGCCGGCCTGGAAAAGCTGCGCGAATTGCCGGCAGAAACCGAGGATGGCTACCGCATCCAGGTGCAGGTGAACACCGGCCTGATGACCGATATTTCGCGTTCACTGGAACGCGGCGCGGAGGGCGTGGGCCTGTACCGCACCGAAATCCCGTTCATGATGCGCGACCGGTTTCCGTCCGAGGAAGAACAGCGGCAGATTTACCGCGAACAGTTGCAGGCGTTCGCACCCTACCCGGTCACCATGCGCACCCTGGACGTGGGCGGTGACAAGGCGCTGCCCTATTTCCCGATCAAGGAGGAAAACCCGTTCCTCGGCTGGCGCGGTATCCGCGTGACACTGGATCACCCGGAAATCTTCATGGTGCAGGTGCGTGCCATGCTCAAGGCCAGCCAGGGGCTGGACAACCTGCGCATCATGCTGCCGATGGTGACGTCGGTGTTCGAGGCGGAGGACGCGCAGCACCTGATCCACCGTGCCTGGCTGGAGGTGTGCGAAGAAGGCATCGACGTGCCGATGCCACCGGTGGGGGTGATGATCGAAGTGCCGGCGGCGGTGTATCAGGCACGCGCGCTGGCGCAGCGGGTGGATTTCCTGTCCGTCGGCACCAACGACCTGACCCAGTACCTGCTGGCGGTGGACCGCAACAACCGCCAGGTGGCGGACCTGTACAACTCCTACCACCCGGCGGTGCTGCACGCACTGATGCTGGTGGTCGAGGCCGCGCGCGAAGAAGAAAAGCCGGTGTCCGTATGTGGCGAGATGGCAGGGGAACCGGGATCGGCATTGCTGCTCACGGCGATGGGGTTCCAGGCGCTGTCCATGAACGCCTCCAACCTGCTCAAGGTGAAGGCGGCGATCCGCAAGGTGAAGATCGGTTTCGCCCGTAAACTGCTCAACGAAGTGCTGGCGATGGACAACGGCGAGGTGATCTCATCCTACGTCGACCTGCAACTGGAGAAGGCTGGCCTGGGCGAGCTGCTGCACCATCGGCGCAGCGTGTAG
- a CDS encoding NRDE family protein, with protein MCIILFAWQSHPRYPLLVAANRDEFHHRPAEAARWRGGIFCGLDLSAGGTWLGVTRDGRFAAVTNFREPVAERVSDAARSRGDLPMQFLQGRESPSDYTARIADQQDTYRPFNLLVGDGDQLWYLSNRGAAPQAVTPGVHGLSNGLLDTPWPKVTRGKEKLAHVGQGEARPEHLLALLHDDWRPDDDHLPDTGVGPELERLVAPIFIRSPQYGTRASSAVRLGADGEVTLLEQGWQPDGTPQGAPRDSREG; from the coding sequence ATGTGCATCATTCTGTTCGCCTGGCAAAGCCACCCTCGCTACCCGCTATTGGTGGCCGCCAACCGTGATGAGTTCCATCATCGCCCCGCCGAGGCCGCACGCTGGCGCGGGGGCATTTTCTGTGGCCTGGATCTGAGCGCCGGTGGCACCTGGCTGGGCGTGACCCGCGACGGCCGGTTCGCCGCCGTGACCAATTTCCGCGAGCCGGTGGCCGAGCGCGTCTCGGACGCAGCCCGCTCACGTGGCGACCTGCCGATGCAATTCCTGCAAGGCCGGGAATCACCGTCGGACTATACCGCCCGCATTGCCGACCAACAGGATACCTACCGCCCCTTCAACCTGCTGGTCGGCGACGGCGACCAGCTCTGGTACCTCAGCAACCGTGGCGCGGCGCCGCAAGCGGTGACACCCGGCGTACACGGCCTGAGCAATGGCCTGCTGGATACACCCTGGCCCAAGGTGACACGCGGCAAGGAAAAGCTGGCGCATGTGGGGCAGGGCGAGGCCAGACCTGAGCACCTGCTGGCACTGCTGCATGACGACTGGCGCCCGGATGACGACCATTTGCCGGACACCGGCGTGGGCCCGGAACTGGAACGGCTGGTAGCACCGATCTTTATCCGCTCACCGCAGTACGGCACGCGGGCCAGCAGTGCGGTGCGGCTGGGGGCGGACGGGGAAGTGACCTTGCTGGAACAGGGCTGGCAGCCCGACGGCACGCCACAGGGCGCGCCGCGGGACAGCCGCGAGGGCTGA
- a CDS encoding sulfite exporter TauE/SafE family protein — MALELIPVYVLLGVLSGLLGGALGLGGGVVIVPGLLLVFHLRGLTGNMAQLAVATSLATIIVTSVGAVRAHHQRGSLRWPLVFRLSGGIVVGAFAGAFVADWLSGPRLTQLFGVFAVLVAIQMMTSSWRKVPAGLPERLPGTPVLVAAGGGIGLVSSLFGIGGGSLTVPFMNACRVRMQEAVAVSSACGLPIALAGCVGFIIAGWDNPHLPPGSLGYVYLPAAVGIGIASYPMARVGAGLAHRLPAATLKRIFAVVLCVIGARLALG, encoded by the coding sequence GTGGCGCTTGAGTTGATCCCGGTTTATGTCTTGCTGGGTGTGTTGTCCGGCCTGCTTGGCGGCGCGCTGGGCCTTGGCGGCGGCGTGGTGATCGTGCCCGGCCTGCTGCTGGTGTTCCATCTGCGCGGCCTGACCGGGAACATGGCGCAGCTGGCGGTGGCCACGTCGCTGGCGACCATCATCGTCACCTCGGTGGGCGCGGTGCGGGCGCATCACCAGCGCGGCAGCCTGCGCTGGCCGCTGGTGTTCCGGCTCAGCGGCGGCATCGTTGTCGGCGCGTTTGCCGGCGCCTTTGTTGCCGACTGGCTGTCCGGCCCCCGGCTGACGCAGTTGTTCGGTGTGTTCGCCGTGCTGGTGGCGATCCAGATGATGACCAGCAGTTGGCGCAAGGTGCCGGCGGGGTTGCCGGAACGGCTGCCCGGCACGCCGGTGCTGGTGGCGGCCGGTGGTGGCATCGGCCTGGTATCGAGCCTGTTCGGCATTGGCGGTGGTTCGCTGACGGTGCCCTTCATGAACGCCTGCCGTGTGCGCATGCAGGAAGCGGTGGCGGTGTCCTCCGCCTGCGGGTTGCCGATTGCGCTGGCCGGGTGTGTCGGTTTTATCATCGCGGGCTGGGATAATCCGCACCTGCCGCCGGGCAGCCTGGGCTATGTGTACCTGCCGGCGGCGGTGGGTATCGGCATTGCCAGCTATCCGATGGCCCGCGTTGGCGCGGGCCTGGCCCATCGGCTGCCGGCGGCGACACTGAAACGTATTTTTGCTGTTGTACTCTGTGTGATCGGCGCGCGCCTGGCGCTGGGCTGA
- the lgt gene encoding prolipoprotein diacylglyceryl transferase: MLQYPEIDPVAIAIGPLQVHWYGLMYLFGFVAAWWLGTRRAARPGSGWTAQQVSDLVFYSALGVIVGGRVGYTLFYNFSGFLNDPVSIVKLWQGGMSFHGGALGVLVAFWLFARKTGKRYFEVADFIVPMVPIGLCAGRIGNFINGELWGRTSDVPWAMVFPNDPSQLARHPSQLYQSLMEGLLLFIVLWLYSARPRPAGAVTGLFGVGYGTARIVGEFFRQPDAHLGFIAFDWLTMGMLLSTPMVLIGLGMMVWAYRNNPVPGAVTR, encoded by the coding sequence ATGCTGCAATACCCGGAAATTGATCCGGTGGCGATTGCCATCGGGCCGCTTCAGGTTCACTGGTACGGCTTGATGTACCTGTTCGGTTTTGTCGCCGCCTGGTGGCTGGGCACCCGTCGCGCGGCACGCCCCGGCAGTGGCTGGACAGCGCAACAGGTCAGTGACCTGGTGTTCTACAGTGCGCTGGGGGTGATTGTCGGCGGCCGGGTAGGCTACACGCTGTTCTATAACTTCTCAGGCTTCCTCAATGACCCGGTCAGCATCGTCAAGCTGTGGCAGGGCGGCATGTCCTTCCACGGTGGCGCCCTGGGTGTGCTGGTTGCCTTCTGGCTGTTTGCCCGCAAGACCGGCAAGCGCTATTTCGAGGTGGCGGATTTCATTGTGCCGATGGTGCCGATCGGCCTGTGCGCCGGCCGCATCGGCAACTTCATCAACGGCGAGCTCTGGGGCCGGACCAGCGATGTGCCCTGGGCAATGGTGTTTCCCAATGACCCGTCGCAACTGGCGCGTCATCCGTCCCAGCTTTACCAGTCGCTGATGGAAGGCCTGTTGTTATTCATCGTGCTGTGGCTGTATTCCGCCAGGCCGCGTCCGGCGGGCGCAGTGACCGGGTTGTTTGGCGTGGGTTACGGCACCGCCCGTATCGTCGGTGAATTCTTCCGCCAGCCGGATGCGCACCTCGGCTTTATCGCCTTTGACTGGCTGACCATGGGCATGCTGCTGAGCACACCGATGGTGCTGATCGGCCTCGGCATGATGGTCTGGGCCTACAGGAACAACCCGGTGCCGGGAGCGGTGACACGATGA